A genome region from Nicotiana tabacum cultivar K326 chromosome 13, ASM71507v2, whole genome shotgun sequence includes the following:
- the LOC107761738 gene encoding linoleate 9S-lipoxygenase 6-like, whose translation MFPIKNIVDRLTGHNDSKKVKGIVVMMKKNALDFTDIAGSVVDGVLEFLGQKVSLQLISSAHGDPANDLQGKHSNPAYLEKWLTTITPLTAGESAYSVTFDWEEEFGVPGAFIIKNLHFTEFFLKSVTLEDVPNHGKVHFVCNSWVYPASKYKSDRIFFVNKTYLPSETPAPLRKYRENELLTLRGDGTGKLEAWDRVYDYAFYNDLGDPDQGAQHVRPILGGSSDYPYPRRGRTGRAPTRTDPESESRIPLLLSLDIYVPRDERFGHLKLSDFLTYALKSMVQFILPELHALFDSTPNEFDSFEDVLRLYEGGIKLPQGPLFKALISAIPLEMVKELLRTDGEGIMKFPTPLVIKEDKTAWRTDEEFGREMLAGVNPVIIRNLQEFPPKSKLDPQVYGNQDSTITIQHIEDRLDRLTIDEAIKTNRLFILNHHDMVMPYLRRINTTTTKTYASRTLLFLQDNGSLKPLAIELSLPHPDGDQFGVISKVYTPADQGVEGSIWELAKAYVAVNDSGVHQLISHWLNTHAVIEPFVIATNRQLSVLHPIHKLLHPHFRDTMNINAMARQILINAGGVLESTVFPSKYAMEMSAVVYKNWIFPDQALPTDLVKRGMAVEDSSSPHGIRLLIQDYPYAVDGLEIWSAIKSWVTEYCNFYYKSDDSIVKDNELQAWWKELREEGHGDLKDEPWWPKMENCQELIDSCTIIIWTASALHAAVNFGQYPYAGYLPNRPTVSRRFMPEPGTSEYEVLKTNPDKAFLRTITAQLQTLLGVSLIEILSRHTSDEIYLGQRDSPIWTNDEEPLAAFERFGNKLSDIENRIIEMNGDQIWRNRLGPIKAPYTLLFPTSQGGLTAKGIPNSVSI comes from the exons ATGTTTCCGATAAAAAATATTGTTGATCGACTAACTGGGCATAATGACTCAAAGAAAGTCAAAGGAATTGtggtgatgatgaagaagaatgcttTAGACTTTACTGATATCGCTGGCTCCGTTGTTGATGGAGTTCTCGAGTTCCTTGGCCAGAAGGTCTCTTTGCAATTGATCAGTTCTGCTCATGGTGATCCAG CAAATGATTTACAAGGCAAACACAGCAATCCAGCCTACTTGGAGAAGTGGCTGACTACCATAACACCATTAACAGCAGGTGAATCAGCGTATAGTGTGACATTTGATTGGGAGGAGGAGTTTGGGGTTCCAGGTGCATTCATCATAAAGAATTTGCATTTCACTGAGTTCTTCCTCAAGTCAGTTACCCTTGAAGATGTTCCCAATCATGGCAAGGTTCATTTTGTCTGCAATTCTTGGGTATATCCTGCAAGTAAATACAAGTCGGACCGCATCTTCTTTGTAAATAAG ACATATCTTCCAAGTGAAACACCAGCACCTTTGCGCAAATACAGAGAAAACGAATTACTGACCTTACGAGGAGATGGGACTGGAAAGCTTGAGGCTTGGGACAGGGTTTATGATTATGCTTTCTATAATGACTTAGGTGATCCAGACCAAGGTGCACAACATGTCAGACCTATCTTGGGAGGCTCCTCTGACTACCCGTACCCTCGAAGAGGAAGAACAGGCAGAGCCCCAACAAGAACAG ATCCTGAAAGTGAAAGCAGGATTCCACTGCTTTTGAGCTTAGACATCTATGTACCAAGAGACGAGCGTTTTGGACACTTGAAGTTATCAGACTTCCTAACTTACGCTTTGAAATCGATGGTTCAATTCATCCTCCCTGAATTACATGCTCTGTTCGATAGCACCCCTAACGAGTTTGACAGTTTTGAGGATGTGCTCAGACTCTATGAAGGAGGCATCAAGCTTCCTCAAGGCCCTTTATTTAAAGCTCTTATTAGTGCCATTCCTCTAGAGATGGTAAAAGAACTTCTTCGAACTGACGGTGAAGGAATAATGAAATTCCCCACACCTTTGGTTATTAAAG AGGATAAAACTGCATGGAGAACTGATGAAGAATTTGGAAGAGAAATGTTGGCTGGTGTGAATCCTGTCATAATCAGAAATCTCCAA GAATTTCCTCCAAAAAGCAAGTTGGATCCTCAAGTATATGGTAATCAAGATAGTACAATTACCATACAACACATAGAGGATAGGTTGGATAGACTAACAATTGATGAG GCAATCAAGACTAATAGGCTTTTCATACTGAACCACCATGATATGGTTATGCCATATTTGAGGAGAATAAACACCACCACAACAAAAACCTATGCCTCAAGAACTTTGCTCTTCTTGCAAGATAATGGATCTTTGAAGCCGCTAGCAATTGAACTAAGTTTGCCACATCCAGATGGTGACCAATTTGGTGTTATTAGTAAAGTGTATACCCCAGCTGATCAAGGTGTCGAGGGCTCCATCTGGGAACTGGCTAAAGCTTATGTTGCAGTGAATGACTCAGGTGTTCATCAACTAATTAGTCATTG GTTAAATACACATGCTGTgattgagccatttgtgattgcaacaaataggcaattaagtgtGCTTCACCCGATTCATAAGCTTTTGCATCCTCACTTCCGAGACACAATGAACATAAATGCTATGGCAAGACAAATCCTAATCAATGCTGGTGGAGTTCTTGAGAGTACAGTTTTTCCTTCCAAATATGCCATGGAAATGTCAGCTGTAGTTTACAAAAACTGGATTTTTCCTGATCAAGCACTTCCGACTGATCTTGTTAAAAG AGGAATGGCAGTTGAGGACTCGAGTTCCCCGCATGGCATTCGTTTGTTGATACAGGACTACCCATACGCTGTTGATGGTTTAGAAATATGGTCAGCGATCAAAAGTTGGGTAACAGAATATTGCAACTTCTATTATAAATCTGATGACTCGATTGTAAAAGACAATGAACTCCAAGCTTGGTGGAAGGAACTCCGCGAAGAGGGACACGGGGACCTAAAAGATGAACCTTGGTGGCCTAAAATGGAAAATTGCCAAGAGCTAATAGATTCTTGCACCATCATTATATGGACAGCTTCTGCACTTCATGCAGCGGTCAATTTTGGTCAATATCCTTACGCCGGTTATCTTCCAAATCGTCCTACAGTAAGTCGAAGATTTATGCCAGAGCCAGGTACTTCTGAGTACGAAGTGCTAAAGACAAATCCTGATAAGGCATTCCTAAGAACAATCACTGCTCAATTGCAGACACTGCTTGGTGTTTCCCTTATAGAGATATTATCAAGGCATACTTCAGATGAGATTTACCTCGGACAGAGGGACTCCCCTATATGGACAAATGACGAAGAACCCCTCGCTGCTTTTGAGAGATTCGGCAACAAGTTGAGTGACATTGAAAATCGGATTATAGAAATGAAT